One window of the Allosaccharopolyspora coralli genome contains the following:
- a CDS encoding nucleoside hydrolase, protein MAPKETLIVDCDTGIDDALALLYLLHDPDVDIRAVTTVFGNTDADTAADNSLRVLELVGRQHIPVAVGARSNWRGTFSPAPSVHGDDGLGDTGLPAPRSTPISEPAAELIVRLARESPGELHLLAIGPLTNLATALLLEPKLPDLVKHVTVMGGAIHHPGNATPAAEANIHNDPEAAGMVLQAGWNVTLVPLDVTMAEVLTEEVKNRLGAADSPVATFAATILEHYLDFYEQDVFGVRRAACHDPLAAAIAVGDVPVVLGPIVAVEVETGDGPARGVTIADTRGKYRGFPAQEGASVRVVLATERTFPGRLAEQLCGSPGAGSRHVA, encoded by the coding sequence ATGGCGCCGAAGGAAACGTTGATCGTCGATTGCGACACCGGCATCGATGATGCGCTGGCGTTGCTCTACCTCCTCCACGATCCGGACGTCGACATCCGTGCGGTGACGACGGTTTTCGGCAACACCGACGCCGACACGGCTGCGGACAACTCGCTGCGCGTGCTCGAACTCGTGGGGCGGCAGCACATCCCTGTGGCCGTCGGTGCCCGCAGCAATTGGCGCGGGACCTTCTCTCCGGCACCGTCCGTGCACGGGGATGACGGGCTGGGCGACACGGGCCTGCCCGCACCGAGGTCGACACCGATTTCGGAGCCCGCCGCGGAACTGATCGTACGGCTCGCACGGGAGTCCCCCGGAGAGTTGCATCTACTCGCGATCGGTCCCCTGACGAACCTGGCGACGGCGTTGCTGCTGGAGCCGAAGCTGCCCGATCTCGTGAAGCATGTCACCGTCATGGGCGGTGCGATCCACCACCCGGGCAATGCCACCCCTGCGGCCGAAGCGAACATCCACAACGATCCCGAGGCCGCCGGGATGGTGCTCCAGGCCGGATGGAACGTCACCCTCGTGCCGCTGGACGTCACGATGGCCGAAGTCCTCACCGAAGAGGTCAAGAACCGGCTCGGCGCGGCGGATTCGCCGGTCGCCACCTTCGCGGCGACGATCCTGGAGCACTACCTCGACTTCTACGAGCAGGATGTTTTCGGCGTTCGGCGAGCCGCGTGCCACGACCCCCTCGCAGCGGCGATTGCGGTGGGCGATGTTCCCGTCGTGCTGGGGCCGATCGTTGCGGTCGAGGTGGAAACCGGTGACGGTCCGGCCCGCGGCGTCACCATCGCCGACACTCGCGGGAAGTACCGGGGTTTTCCGGCCCAGGAGGGGGCCAGCGTGCGAGTCGTGCTCGCGACCGAACGGACATTTCCCGGGAGGTTGGCCGAGCAGTTGTGCGGCTCGCCCGGCGCTGGTTCTCGTCACGTCGCGTAG
- a CDS encoding GntR family transcriptional regulator yields the protein MSDSNRTQGVRTVAGRRPQRRPVVELYERIVDAIRVGTYPAGSTLPSEPELASSLGVSRPALREALILLQEDGVITVRRGVGRTVSDGPARRGFERLQPIESLLGVDTAKVRPLVRDIEEPTDLVMQHLPVPASCEVRFWESVVDVEGVAVCLVEEWSVHDEALAAVDPALVQALEDGTAQPHTMLHALASADPGLPLSGASTVTATVLGRRRGLTFERSPDTPVVLITQVVSVDRMPLLATKYVLPSGAPGIAVRQSR from the coding sequence TTGTCTGACAGCAACCGTACTCAGGGGGTGCGCACCGTGGCGGGCAGACGACCGCAGCGGCGTCCAGTCGTGGAGCTTTACGAACGAATCGTCGACGCGATTCGTGTGGGGACCTATCCGGCGGGTTCGACGCTGCCGTCCGAGCCCGAGCTCGCCTCGTCGCTCGGTGTGAGTAGGCCGGCACTCCGGGAGGCGCTGATCCTGCTGCAGGAGGACGGCGTGATCACCGTTCGGCGCGGCGTGGGCAGGACCGTCAGCGACGGACCCGCCCGTCGTGGTTTCGAGCGGTTGCAGCCGATCGAGAGCCTGCTGGGTGTCGACACCGCCAAGGTTCGGCCTCTTGTGCGCGACATCGAGGAGCCGACCGACCTCGTGATGCAGCACTTGCCGGTCCCGGCTAGCTGCGAAGTGCGTTTCTGGGAGAGCGTCGTCGACGTCGAGGGCGTTGCGGTGTGCCTGGTGGAGGAGTGGTCCGTCCACGACGAGGCGCTCGCCGCGGTTGATCCCGCGTTGGTCCAGGCACTGGAGGACGGGACAGCGCAGCCGCACACGATGTTGCACGCGCTCGCGTCCGCAGATCCCGGCCTGCCGCTGAGCGGGGCCAGTACTGTCACCGCGACCGTGCTGGGCCGTCGGCGCGGGTTGACGTTCGAGCGCTCGCCGGACACGCCCGTCGTCCTGATCACCCAGGTCGTCTCCGTCGACCGCATGCCCTTGCTGGCGACCAAGTACGTGTTGCCCAGTGGGGCACCGGGCATCGCCGTGCGGCAGTCGCGATGA
- a CDS encoding MFS transporter, which translates to MTTVHDQSFATASPARHASLLTALVLAVAGYQINATMLAPALPDVMERLHTSSGPAGLAQTLFFLFAAIGQITIARLSDYLGRRRMLLTTLLFLILGEAVCALAPNIEIFIVGRMLQGLSAATFALSYLILHELLSPGKFGRALGIITAVNGGIAGVDAIVGGTVADTVGFRGIFLLSLLLTLVAIGVVYFSVPATNVPRPGTMDWKGASLLAVGLTGVLLALNEGGNSGWVSPGPLVLLVGGLLCLVLFPRVERGNPDALIDTSALASRRVWPLLLTTVFTLAGVFGMLNFTIPLLTQTPDAGYGMSATTSAVLFLAPASALGVIAAPLAGQFAPRIGWRRSVLIGVIGTAAAFVPLVLFPGAPWAVFAALAVLGITYTGYSLTALTGLAVESAPADKPGSVPGLNGACFGIGASLGIAVAASVVDAVTGGGPPTSGAFHAALWSSAAFVALALITAFLIKPASQPNE; encoded by the coding sequence ATGACGACGGTCCATGACCAGTCGTTCGCCACGGCGTCACCAGCACGCCACGCCAGCCTGCTGACGGCCCTGGTGCTCGCGGTCGCCGGTTACCAGATCAACGCCACCATGCTCGCACCCGCGCTGCCCGACGTGATGGAGCGACTGCACACAAGCAGCGGGCCGGCCGGACTCGCCCAGACCCTGTTCTTCCTGTTCGCCGCCATCGGACAGATCACGATTGCACGGCTCAGCGACTACCTGGGCCGACGGCGAATGCTGCTCACGACGTTACTGTTCCTGATCCTTGGCGAGGCGGTATGCGCGCTCGCCCCGAACATCGAGATCTTCATCGTGGGCCGGATGCTGCAAGGCCTGTCCGCTGCGACGTTCGCCCTCTCTTACCTGATTTTGCACGAGTTGCTGTCGCCCGGGAAGTTCGGGCGTGCGCTCGGCATCATCACCGCGGTCAACGGCGGTATCGCCGGCGTGGACGCGATCGTCGGCGGCACGGTGGCCGACACCGTCGGGTTCCGCGGCATCTTCCTGCTCAGCCTGCTGCTCACGCTGGTCGCTATCGGCGTCGTGTACTTCTCGGTTCCTGCCACGAACGTGCCGCGCCCGGGCACGATGGACTGGAAGGGAGCCAGCCTGCTGGCTGTCGGCCTCACCGGCGTCCTGCTCGCTCTCAACGAGGGCGGGAACTCGGGCTGGGTCTCTCCCGGCCCTCTCGTCCTCCTGGTCGGCGGGCTGCTCTGCCTCGTGCTGTTCCCCCGCGTGGAGAGAGGGAATCCCGACGCTCTCATCGACACCTCGGCCCTGGCGTCCCGCCGAGTCTGGCCCCTGCTGCTGACGACCGTGTTCACGCTGGCCGGGGTGTTCGGGATGCTCAACTTCACCATTCCGCTGCTCACCCAGACCCCAGACGCCGGGTACGGGATGTCGGCCACCACCTCGGCCGTCCTGTTCCTCGCCCCGGCGTCCGCCCTCGGTGTCATCGCGGCTCCCCTAGCCGGGCAGTTCGCACCTCGCATCGGCTGGCGACGTTCGGTGCTGATCGGTGTCATCGGCACGGCCGCCGCTTTCGTTCCGCTCGTGCTCTTCCCCGGAGCCCCTTGGGCCGTATTCGCCGCACTGGCTGTCCTCGGCATCACCTACACCGGATACAGCCTGACCGCGCTGACCGGCCTGGCCGTCGAGTCCGCCCCCGCGGACAAGCCCGGCTCCGTGCCCGGCCTCAACGGAGCGTGCTTCGGCATCGGCGCCTCCCTGGGCATCGCCGTCGCCGCCAGCGTCGTGGACGCCGTCACCGGTGGTGGCCCACCGACGTCCGGTGCTTTCCACGCCGCGCTCTGGTCGTCCGCCGCCTTCGTGGCCCTCGCTCTGATCACCGCCTTTCTCATCAAACCCGCATCACAACCGAACGAATAG
- a CDS encoding adenosine deaminase, giving the protein MHDVPTPDQIQRAPKVLLHDHLDGGVRPKTVAELAELTGYDALPTSDVDGLTKWFAAATEAGSLEEYLERFVHTVGIMQTAAAISRVAAECAEDLAADGVVYAEVRYAPELSTHKGLSLDEVVEAILDGFRQGTARAGHSGHHIRVGVLLCAMRQESRAKEIAELAVKYRDHGVVGFDIAGPEAGFPPTRSLDAFEYLRRENCHFTIHAGEGFGLPSIWEAIQWCGAARLGHGVRIVEDIAVAEDGSTRLGRLASFVRDRRIPLEMCPRSNVHTGTVSSLADHPIALLRQLNFRVTVNTDNRLMSQTSMTREFAELAEHFGYGLDDLQWFTINAMKSAFIPFDQRLALIDEVIKPGYAALRSEFVFDSVAQYTAARR; this is encoded by the coding sequence GTGCACGATGTGCCGACCCCCGACCAGATCCAGCGTGCCCCGAAGGTGCTACTCCACGACCACCTCGACGGTGGAGTACGCCCGAAGACAGTGGCGGAGCTGGCAGAACTGACCGGATACGACGCGCTGCCAACGTCCGATGTGGACGGCCTCACGAAGTGGTTCGCTGCGGCGACCGAAGCCGGGTCGCTGGAGGAGTACCTGGAACGATTCGTGCACACGGTCGGGATCATGCAAACCGCTGCCGCGATCAGCCGGGTGGCCGCGGAATGCGCGGAGGACCTCGCGGCCGACGGCGTCGTGTACGCCGAAGTGCGTTACGCGCCCGAGCTGAGCACCCACAAGGGGCTGTCGCTCGACGAGGTAGTCGAAGCGATCCTCGACGGTTTCCGCCAAGGCACCGCCCGTGCGGGTCACTCCGGACACCATATCCGCGTCGGTGTGCTGTTGTGCGCGATGCGCCAGGAGTCCCGGGCGAAGGAGATCGCCGAGCTCGCGGTGAAGTACCGCGACCACGGTGTCGTCGGCTTCGACATCGCCGGGCCGGAAGCGGGTTTCCCACCCACCCGGTCACTCGACGCCTTCGAGTACCTGCGGCGGGAGAACTGCCACTTCACCATTCACGCCGGGGAAGGCTTCGGCTTGCCGTCCATCTGGGAGGCCATCCAGTGGTGCGGCGCCGCGCGCCTCGGCCACGGAGTCCGCATCGTCGAGGACATCGCTGTGGCTGAGGACGGCAGCACCCGGCTCGGACGGCTGGCGTCCTTCGTGCGGGACCGGCGCATCCCGTTGGAGATGTGCCCCCGGTCGAACGTCCACACGGGCACTGTCAGCTCGCTCGCGGACCACCCGATCGCCCTGTTGCGACAGCTGAACTTCCGGGTCACGGTCAACACCGACAACCGGTTGATGAGCCAGACTTCGATGACCCGCGAGTTCGCCGAACTGGCCGAGCACTTCGGCTACGGACTCGACGATCTCCAGTGGTTCACGATCAACGCGATGAAATCCGCCTTCATCCCGTTCGACCAGCGCCTCGCGCTGATCGACGAGGTCATCAAACCCGGTTACGCCGCACTGCGATCGGAGTTCGTGTTCGACTCGGTGGCTCAGTACACCGCCGCGCGGCGCTGA
- a CDS encoding IS5 family transposase (programmed frameshift), which translates to MVDALSRRLVPDELWELVEPLIPEVKGRPQGGGRAAVDSRKVFTAIVYVVTSGCAWRYLPPSFGVTVPTAHRWFVRWTEAGLWARIHHAVLDELGSQGLVDWSRAVVDAAAVRAKKGGGMTGPSPVDRAKPGSKLHVLTDVSGLPLSTGISAANTADGYAMIPLVNALPAIRCRRGPRRRKPAKLHGDKAYNSADRRRWLRDHGIRPRLARKGVESSERLGRHRWVVERSFSWLSGYRRLTLRYERRADTFKAFLALAAMLVCFKRLQKTK; encoded by the exons ATTGTGGATGCGTTGTCGCGAAGGCTTGTTCCTGACGAGCTGTGGGAGCTGGTGGAGCCGTTGATTCCCGAGGTCAAGGGCCGTCCGCAGGGCGGTGGTCGGGCTGCGGTGGATTCGCGGAAGGTGTTCACCGCGATCGTGTACGTAGTGACCAGCGGGTGTGCGTGGCGGTATCTGCCGCCGTCGTTCGGGGTGACGGTCCCGACCGCGCACCGGTGGTTCGTGCGCTGGACCGAAGCCGGGCTGTGGGCCCGGATTCATCACGCCGTCCTCGACGAGTTAGGCAGCCAGGGCCTGGTCGACTGGTCCCGTGCCGTGGTCGACGCCGCCGCCGTGAGGGCCAAAAAAG GGGGCGGCATGACCGGACCGAGTCCGGTTGACCGGGCGAAACCCGGCTCGAAACTCCACGTCCTGACCGACGTGAGCGGGCTGCCGTTGTCGACCGGGATCTCGGCGGCTAACACCGCCGACGGGTACGCGATGATTCCGCTGGTCAACGCGCTCCCGGCGATCCGGTGCCGGCGCGGGCCGCGTCGCCGGAAACCCGCCAAGCTGCACGGAGACAAGGCCTACAACAGCGCGGATCGCCGCCGCTGGCTCCGTGACCACGGCATTCGTCCTCGTCTGGCCCGCAAAGGCGTCGAGTCCAGCGAAAGGCTCGGTCGGCACCGTTGGGTCGTCGAACGTTCTTTTTCCTGGTTGTCCGGCTACCGCCGCCTGACCCTGCGCTACGAACGCCGCGCCGACACCTTCAAAGCCTTCCTCGCCCTGGCCGCAATGCTCGTCTGCTTCAAACGCCTCCAGAAGACCAAATGA
- a CDS encoding ArsI/CadI family heavy metal resistance metalloenzyme: MSRIQLALRVGDLQGSIEFYSKLFGTEPVKLRPGYANFAVAEPPLKLVLLEGESGQDTVMDHLGVEVADSDTVHDATQRLSELGLFTQVEDDTTCCYATQDKVWVHGPGREPWEVYVVKADSAEFGQDSLATEPAECCGSECCTTETTSAAASA; this comes from the coding sequence ATGTCCCGGATCCAGCTGGCTCTGCGGGTCGGTGACCTGCAGGGGTCGATCGAGTTCTACAGCAAGTTGTTCGGCACCGAGCCGGTCAAGCTCCGGCCGGGCTACGCCAACTTCGCCGTGGCCGAGCCGCCGCTGAAGCTCGTCCTCCTGGAAGGCGAGTCCGGTCAGGACACGGTGATGGACCACCTCGGTGTCGAGGTCGCCGACAGCGACACCGTCCACGACGCCACTCAGCGGTTGTCGGAGCTCGGCCTGTTCACTCAGGTCGAAGACGACACCACGTGTTGCTACGCCACCCAGGACAAGGTCTGGGTACACGGGCCCGGTCGCGAGCCGTGGGAGGTCTACGTTGTCAAGGCCGACTCAGCAGAGTTCGGCCAGGACAGCCTTGCCACCGAACCGGCAGAGTGCTGCGGGTCGGAGTGCTGCACCACCGAGACCACCTCGGCAGCAGCCAGCGCCTGA
- the arsD gene encoding arsenite efflux transporter metallochaperone ArsD: protein MSVVEVYDPAMCCSTGVCGPSVDPALTQFAADMDWLGGAGVTVQRFGLASEPGKFTENTAVSTLLTEQGEKALPAVLVDGTLQCSGRYPTRVELAVWTGMATERPSVPIVEQSGADGGCGCGPGEC, encoded by the coding sequence ATGTCTGTGGTCGAGGTGTATGACCCGGCGATGTGTTGTTCCACCGGTGTGTGCGGTCCGTCGGTGGATCCGGCGTTGACCCAGTTCGCTGCCGACATGGATTGGCTCGGTGGGGCTGGAGTGACCGTGCAGCGTTTCGGTTTGGCGTCCGAGCCCGGCAAGTTCACCGAGAACACGGCGGTCAGCACGTTGCTCACCGAACAGGGCGAGAAGGCACTGCCGGCGGTGCTGGTCGACGGCACGCTGCAGTGTTCCGGTCGGTATCCGACCCGGGTGGAGCTGGCCGTCTGGACCGGTATGGCCACCGAGCGGCCCAGTGTGCCCATCGTTGAGCAGTCCGGCGCTGACGGTGGCTGCGGCTGCGGGCCTGGGGAGTGCTGA
- a CDS encoding ArsA-related P-loop ATPase yields MPGADIGRVLGGLLDAATPFVFFTGKGGVGKTSTAAATAIGLADAGRRVLLVSTDPASNLDEVLGMQAGQSPVPVSEVAGLRAMNIDPETAAAQYREKVIGPYRRVCRPRRSGRSKSSFPGPARWRSPRSTSSLLC; encoded by the coding sequence ATGCCAGGAGCGGACATCGGCCGGGTGCTCGGTGGCTTGCTCGATGCCGCCACCCCGTTCGTGTTCTTCACGGGCAAAGGGGGCGTGGGCAAGACCTCGACGGCTGCGGCGACGGCGATCGGGTTGGCCGATGCGGGTCGCCGGGTCCTGCTAGTCAGCACCGATCCGGCGTCCAACCTCGACGAGGTCCTGGGGATGCAGGCGGGGCAGTCTCCGGTGCCGGTGTCCGAGGTGGCCGGGCTGCGGGCGATGAACATCGACCCGGAGACTGCGGCGGCCCAGTACCGGGAGAAGGTCATCGGGCCGTATCGGAGAGTCTGCCGGCCTCGGCGATCAGGCAGATCGAAGAGCAGCTTTCCGGGGCCTGCACGGTGGAGATCGCCGCGTTCAACGAGTTCGTTGCTCTGCTGA
- a CDS encoding ArsA-related P-loop ATPase produces the protein MEIAAFNEFVALLTDPDITARFDHVVFDTAPTGHTLRLLSLPSAWSDFLVTNPGGDSCLGPLSELGAQQQRYAEAMGVLATPARTTIALVTRPETGALSEAARAAAELRALGITEQRLVVNGEFTALSLDDPLAAAWQQRAQDALANMPTDLAEIADVDRVPLLPSLPMGISGLRDMLDPPLLAEPNTGEVNPVVDGDSTGLAEQVDEIAASGRGLVMTMGKGGVGKTTVAAALAVALARRGHPVTLTTTDPAAHVASAIGPEVENLEITRIDPAAETAAYTDSVLAEAGAHLDDEGRRLLLEDLRSPCTEEIAVFHAFARTVAAAADRFVVVDTAPTGHTLLLLDASRSYQRQLAQQTRQEPPAEAVELLNRLTDPDFTRILLVTLPEATPVHEAAALQADLARAGIKPYGWVVNQSLTAAGPTDPLLVARVGSERRYLTEVATEHAPRTAVLPFTATAPVGVEQLSALVTGG, from the coding sequence GTGGAGATCGCCGCGTTCAACGAGTTCGTTGCTCTGCTGACCGATCCGGACATCACCGCACGGTTCGATCACGTCGTGTTCGACACGGCCCCGACCGGGCACACGCTGCGGTTGCTCAGCCTGCCCAGCGCGTGGTCGGACTTCCTGGTCACCAACCCCGGCGGCGATTCCTGCCTCGGACCGCTGTCGGAACTGGGTGCCCAGCAGCAGCGCTACGCCGAGGCCATGGGGGTGTTGGCCACGCCGGCACGGACCACCATCGCGCTAGTCACCCGGCCCGAGACCGGCGCTCTGTCCGAAGCCGCCCGGGCCGCCGCGGAACTGCGGGCACTGGGCATCACCGAGCAGCGGCTGGTCGTCAACGGCGAGTTCACCGCACTGAGCCTGGATGATCCGCTGGCTGCCGCATGGCAACAGCGCGCCCAGGATGCGCTGGCGAACATGCCCACCGACCTCGCCGAGATCGCCGACGTCGACCGCGTGCCGCTGCTGCCGAGCCTGCCGATGGGCATCTCGGGTCTGCGCGACATGCTCGATCCGCCACTGCTGGCCGAGCCCAACACGGGGGAGGTCAACCCGGTGGTGGACGGTGACAGCACGGGATTGGCGGAGCAGGTCGACGAGATCGCAGCAAGCGGTCGCGGCTTGGTCATGACCATGGGCAAGGGCGGGGTCGGCAAGACCACCGTCGCCGCGGCCCTCGCCGTCGCGCTGGCTCGCCGAGGCCATCCGGTCACGCTGACCACCACCGACCCGGCCGCCCACGTGGCGTCGGCGATCGGCCCGGAGGTCGAGAACCTGGAGATCACCCGGATCGATCCGGCCGCCGAGACGGCCGCCTACACCGACTCGGTGCTGGCCGAGGCCGGGGCCCACCTCGACGACGAGGGGCGACGGCTGCTCCTCGAGGACCTGCGGTCCCCCTGCACGGAGGAGATCGCGGTCTTTCATGCCTTCGCCCGCACTGTGGCCGCAGCCGCCGACCGGTTCGTCGTCGTCGACACCGCTCCGACCGGGCATACGCTGCTGCTGCTGGACGCCTCCCGCAGCTACCAACGGCAATTGGCACAGCAAACCAGGCAGGAACCACCAGCCGAGGCCGTCGAACTACTCAACCGGCTGACCGACCCAGACTTCACCCGCATTCTGCTGGTGACCCTGCCGGAGGCCACGCCGGTGCACGAGGCGGCGGCTCTGCAAGCCGATCTGGCCCGCGCCGGCATCAAGCCCTACGGGTGGGTGGTCAACCAGAGCCTGACCGCTGCCGGCCCGACAGACCCGTTGCTGGTGGCTCGGGTCGGTTCTGAACGGCGCTACCTCACCGAGGTGGCCACCGAACACGCCCCACGCACCGCCGTGCTGCCCTTCACCGCCACAGCCCCGGTCGGCGTGGAGCAGCTGAGCGCGCTCGTCACCGGCGGATGA
- a CDS encoding ArsR/SmtB family transcription factor, with translation MSNQAQGPQRWCCSPTTGEPLSAEQAGDLSAVFKALGDPVRLRLLSLIAAHAGGEACVCDLTGAFELSGPTISHHLKVLREAGIITGERRGTWIYYRVLPETLQQLTSVLGPAPVTPMTA, from the coding sequence ATGTCGAATCAAGCGCAGGGCCCGCAGCGGTGGTGCTGCTCGCCGACGACGGGGGAGCCGCTGTCGGCCGAGCAGGCCGGGGACCTGTCGGCGGTGTTCAAAGCTTTGGGTGATCCGGTGCGGCTGCGGCTGCTGTCGTTGATCGCCGCCCACGCCGGCGGGGAGGCGTGCGTGTGCGATCTGACCGGGGCTTTTGAGCTGTCCGGGCCGACGATCTCGCATCATCTCAAGGTGCTGCGTGAGGCCGGGATCATCACCGGTGAGCGGCGCGGTACCTGGATCTACTACCGGGTGCTGCCGGAAACGTTGCAGCAGTTGACGTCGGTGCTGGGCCCCG